DNA sequence from the Lycium ferocissimum isolate CSIRO_LF1 unplaced genomic scaffold, AGI_CSIRO_Lferr_CH_V1 ctg9348, whole genome shotgun sequence genome:
AATCACGTCTCGGTCGATATTGATCAATGTGAAGCATATTACGAAGGCTTTGGGGGAACAAGGAAGAGAAGAATATATGGTCTTGGATCTCAAGCACAAAGTTATTATGGGCCAAATCTTTGCGTCAATTTTGCCTTTAATGCTTACATCGGCGGcaccttcaacttctcaatcgGCACCTACGGAAAATATGGAGGAGTTAGTGATGCGATTGATTCCTACAACGGCGATCGCTTGCTTCCTTTATTTATTGAGAAGGCACGCGAGTGATTTCTTCACCATCACATCATCCAAATACTCCTGTCGACAAACCATCAGTTGTGACACCCATAGTGCCTCCTCCTACTACTGCCAACGTTGACGATGTTGATCCTTTAGTTTCTGATGGTGATCGTAGTCCTTCACCCATGCATTAGTTTTTTATGTTATCCGCTTTTTGTTGGAAAGAACAAACTTATGCACTAACAATACTTGATGGATGTGTGGGTTCTTTTGGTAGTTGATAGCTTGGTGTTGTCGGTGTTTTGGACTTAACGATTGAGATTTCGCTATctattttgaactttttttataaatattattttatgtgaatGTCAGTTATTTTTAAGGGTATTTATTAAtttgtatttagtatgtttctgttatatctcgcatttcgcacgtcggaatattttaagttggttgtgaagaattatggacaagatTATCTCTCGGCGTTGTTTTACGACGAATgggttatgattttattggaaggaagcattaaggaaaaatttgggactaagaatacattatggaaaaataattttaatgaaatggccaaggtgtccatgttggccaattaatttgaGCCATTAAAAGGGATAGGTGACAATCTTCTATTGCAAGACATCCATATGTGGGCAAGGTTTGACCAAGTCAAGAAGTCATTCATCCTTTATTCcataaagaaatttctagaaaatttgagataattgGAGAAAATAAGAGGGGCATAACCGGCCACctctctctttatatatatatatatatatatgtggacatgtgatggaaagaaaagaagacaagTATTCATCTTCTCTTACtctagaaacatgaagaaaaatgaagaacaaaaaaaaagagagagtacACGGCttagggggctggccgaaccagccccatggactgatcatggaaaattcttttttttcttgtctccctactaaatggaaggtcctctagcttatggagtagttgttggaaggagTAAATCATTGTCTTGCCATGTATAACTTAGCCGAagagagtgaagaaggtaagagggaaggtatgattcaattctcttttgcatgttttgtagATGTTTGGACGTTTATAATGCAtggaagtgaatgaaaatcatgaaaatatggatgttgaagttgagtcacaaatgttgatgttggccgtgcatatgtattGCATGTCTAAGAGTGATAAATCAATTCTAAttggcatgttggttgttgtggtgtgttgaaataaatggaaatc
Encoded proteins:
- the LOC132046089 gene encoding uncharacterized protein LOC132046089, which gives rise to MQRIVVEGKKFCGTHTGGSIALGSIARDLLLQRVEIQHQVRYICMSIHMIMMENLLLMSVPELSMKDIKKYYGKNHVSVDIDQCEAYYEGFGGTRKRRIYGLGSQAQSYYGPNLCVNFAFNAYIGGTFNFSIGTYGKYGGVSDAIDSYNGDRLLPLFIEKARE